A window of the Lolium perenne isolate Kyuss_39 chromosome 7, Kyuss_2.0, whole genome shotgun sequence genome harbors these coding sequences:
- the LOC127317058 gene encoding uncharacterized protein, with the protein MPPPTSLPRLLPNPPFYAAAAARRCHSDPFVSSSSDDESPLADELFPAAGAPTLLSVARSLATSPSPSVSSVLGFLRRLPADASPHIFPHLIAALSRSPRPLLALHLFLRPPTPAATTHHSFNSALARFPLPPHLLPPFFSHSLRRFPRLAPTLLSFNLLLKCVCSSLAPTNHRLYLQVALRVLHHSIPRWNLSPDKFTYSTVVSALADAGHVDDAVALVHEMVVDGVVAAEAFNPVLSAMLRAGDVTGAAKLFSFMQLKGCAPSPATYNVLLHGLLVCGKASAAMGVMRRMEREGVTPGVMTCGAIVDGLVRCGRLEDAWKVTEEMGRKGLVPNEFVFSPVITGFCKSGEVDRASRVWDAMVAGGVTPNVVLYSAMIDGFARCGKMTEAELLFEEMAEAKCVPNIVTYSSMVRGYFQIGDSSQALSVWEEMLRAGCTPNAVTYSILINGLCNVGRSKDAMMVWKHMLGRGCAPDTIAYTSMIKGLCVSGMLDGGLRLFYDMLARGDADPDVICYNVLLDGLLRAKDLPRAMDLLNQMLDKGCDPDTVTCNTFLREIEVGQGKGREFLEGLVVRLCNRKRNKAAGEVVMVMLAKYIVPEAAILDMVLRGVCRRKRVSRVIDKCWDEIWKF; encoded by the coding sequence ATGCCCCCTCCTACCTCCCTACCACGCCTCCTCCCCAACCCGCCcttctacgccgccgccgccgctcgccgctgCCACTCCGATCCCTTCGTCTCTTCATCCTCCGACGACGAATCCCCGCTCGCCGACGAGCTCTTCCCCGCCGCCGGTGCGCCCACCCTCCTCTCCGTCGCGCGCTCGCTCGCTACCTCCCCCAGCCCCTCCGTCTCCTCCGTCCTCGGCTTCCTCCGCCGCCTGCCCGCTGACGCCTCCCCGCACATCTTCCCCCACCTCATCGCCGCCCTCTCCCGCTCGCCCCGGCCCCTCCTCGCCCTCCACCTCTTCCTCCGCCCGCCCACACCCGCCGCCACCACTCACCACTCCTTCAACTCCGCCCTCGCCCGCTTCCCCCTGCCCCCGCACCTGCTCCCGCCCTTCTTCTCCCACTCCCTCCGCCGCTTCCCCCGCCTCGCCCCAACGCTCCTCTCCTTCAACCTCCTCCTCAAGTGCGTCTGCTCCTCTCTGGCCCCAACAAACCACCGCCTCTACCTCCAAGTCGCGTTGCGGGTTCTCCATCATAGCATCCCCAGGTGGAACCTCTCGCCGGATAAGTTCACCTACTCCACCGTCGTGTCTGCTCTCGCAGATGCAGGACATGTCGACGATGCCGTGGCGCTGGTGCACGAGATGGTGGTGGACGGGGTGGTGGCCGCCGAGGCATTTAATCCCGTGCTGAGCGCGATGCTGCGCGCCGGGGATGTTACAGGGGCCGCCAAACTGTTCTCGTTTATGCAGCTCAAGGGCTGCGCACCGTCGCCAGCCACATACAACGTGCTGCTGCATGGGTTGCTGGTCTGCGGCAAGGCCAGTGCGGCGATGGGGGTCATGAGGAGAATGGAGAGGGAGGGCGTGACGCCGGGtgtgatgacctgtggggcaattGTGGATGGACTAGTGAGGTGTGGAAGACTGGAGGATGCATGGAAGGTGACCGAGGAAATGGGGAGGAAGGGTCTTGTGCCTAATGAGTTTGTCTTCTCGCCTGTGATCACTGGGTTCTGCAAGTCAGGAGAGGTCGATCGGGCGTCTAGGGTGTGGGACGCAATGGTGGCGGGTGGGGTAACGCCGAATGTTGTTTTGTATTCGGCGATGATTGATGGCTTTGCCCGCTGTGGGAAGATGACCGAGGCCGAACTGTTATTTGAGGAGATGGCCGAGGCAAAATGCGTACCGAATATAGTCACTTACAGCTCCATGGTCCGGGGATATTTCCAAATCGGAGATTCATCGCAGGCTCTTTCTGTATGGGAGGAGATGCTAAGGGCTGGCTGCACACCGAATGCTGTTACCTATAGCATATTAATCAACGGATTGTGCAATGTAGGGAGATCAAAGGATGCTATGATGGTCTGGAAGCACATGCTTGGTCGTGGCTGCGCGCCTGATACGATTGCTTACACTTCAATGATCAAGGGCTTGTGTGTTTCTGGGATGTTGGATGGTGGTCTGAGGCTGTTCTATGACATGCTCGCAAGGGGCGATGCTGATCCAGATGTTATCTGTTATAATGTGCTGCTTGATGGCTTGCTCCGGGCCAAGGACCTTCCTCGGGCAATGGACTTGCTCAACCAGATGCTTGACAAAGGTTGTGATCCAGACACAGTTACTTGCAACACCTTCTTGCGCGAGATTGAGGTTGGACAGGGTAAAGGGAGGGAGTTCCTAGAGGGTCTAGTAGTCAGATTATGCAATAGAAAAAGGAATAAGGCAGCTGGAGAGGTCGTGATGGTGATGCTGGCTAAGTATATTGTGCCAGAGGCTGCCATTTTGGATATGGTGCTGAGAGGTGTTTGCAGGCGCAAGAGGGTTTCGAGAGTGATTGACAAATGTTGGGATGAGATTTGGAAGTTCTAA